One segment of Candidatus Angelobacter sp. DNA contains the following:
- the kdsB gene encoding 3-deoxy-manno-octulosonate cytidylyltransferase, translating into MKIVGFIPARYASTRFPGKPLHPIAGRPLIQRVVERCKLAKSLSEVIVATDDARIRDVAQEFCRVEMTRADHPSGSDRVAEVAARCDCDAVVNIQGDEPLVDPAVIDAVAGALANDEMSTAAAPITEPSEYDNPNIVKVVVNSAGRALYFSRRTIPFVRDAASRSIGEQLAAFPFLKHLGIYGYRRVTLLRLVKFPVSPLEATEKLEQLRALENGIQIAVVKVDYDSVGVDTPADVAIVERMLKAVESLNR; encoded by the coding sequence GTGAAAATTGTTGGCTTCATTCCCGCCCGTTACGCCTCGACACGCTTTCCTGGCAAACCGCTGCATCCCATAGCCGGCAGGCCGCTCATCCAGCGCGTCGTCGAACGATGCAAGCTGGCGAAGTCGTTGAGCGAAGTGATCGTCGCGACGGACGACGCGCGCATTCGTGATGTGGCGCAGGAGTTTTGCCGGGTGGAGATGACGCGGGCCGATCATCCGAGCGGCTCGGACCGCGTCGCGGAAGTCGCGGCCCGCTGCGACTGCGACGCGGTCGTGAACATCCAGGGGGACGAGCCGCTGGTGGACCCGGCGGTCATCGACGCCGTGGCGGGTGCGCTGGCCAACGACGAAATGTCCACCGCCGCCGCGCCCATCACAGAGCCCTCGGAATACGACAATCCGAACATCGTAAAAGTCGTTGTCAATTCCGCCGGACGCGCCTTATACTTTTCCAGGCGCACGATACCGTTCGTGCGGGATGCCGCCAGTCGTTCGATCGGCGAACAGTTGGCGGCGTTTCCCTTTTTGAAGCACCTGGGCATTTACGGTTACCGGCGCGTGACATTGTTGCGGCTGGTCAAGTTCCCGGTCTCACCGCTCGAAGCGACCGAGAAACTGGAACAGTTGCGGGCGCTGGAAAACGGGATTCAGATTGCGGTCGTAAAGGTCGATTACGACAGCGTGGGCGTGGACACGCCCGCGGATGTGGCGATAGTGGAAAGAATGTTGAAGGCCGTTGAATCGTTGAACCGCTAA